The Limnochordia bacterium region GCACGAAACAATCGTCTGTATAACCGAAGACTATCGTAGTGGGCTTGTACCGCTCGGACTATATCCTTCATGTTCGCCTTACGATACCGTGCCTTACCGCATGGCTGTACCGGTGGTACACATGCAGGAAGGCCTTGTCCTATAGCCAAAGCAATTAGCGTTATCACGAGTAGAATGACGATGTCTTCTTTCTTTCGTTTCCTTAGTTTCATAAACAATTCCTTCCATGGAAAAAACTCTTATGAAAGGATTCTCCGCAAACAGTTTAGTCTCCTTCTTCAGAATTGTTTAGGCACTTCTCAGATCAATTCCCTTAATTCAGATCAAGCGTTCGTACTTCGCATTCTTAAGTCCCATAAGTGCAACCCCACCGTTTTTGGGGGCCAGAAGGTAACACCTCATGGTTTGAATATACTCTAGACTCTAGTCTGTGACAACCAGTCTACAGTTTACAATAGTCACTGATTCAAGGACCGCGTCCTAGAAACATGAATAGGAACGCCGAGTCTCCCAGCAAAGTTCGACTACTCACAGGTAGCGACTGACTAACCTAGATCGGGGGTAAGGCTGGGCACGTCGTTACTCCAATCAACTACCGCCTTCGACAAATACCATGTTTTCCCTAGATCGTTGTTGCCTTGGTAGAACAAATACGTCTGTCCATCTTCATCCACAAACACGAAGGGGTGGCCCGATTCACTTGAATTCCAGGAACCTGGTTGCCCATTCGGTAATATCGGTTGCTCTGATAACCTAGTCCAACGAATACCGTCTTTACTCATAGCACAGCCGATCTGTTGAGGTTTGTTATTGTAGGCACCAGCGTAAAACATAAATAATTTGCCATCCCGGTTACATACAGCTGGTGCCTCTATACAATCTTGTTCCCACCAAAGTTCTGGCTGTAGTATGGGGCCGGGACACAGCTGTACCCAGTTTTTTCTGGAGAACGTCGATTCTATGGGAGCTGCAGCCACGCCTAGCATCTGTTGCTTCATCAAAGGATCACGAGTCGCGAAATAAAGCAGAAGCTTATCTTTAAAGTGAATGACATCAGCGTCAATGGCCCGTCCACAATTCCATTCTCCCGTTGGACGAAAGACAGGGTTCGTTGGATTTCGGTCAAAGAGCACTCCATCAGTAGAACCAGCATGGCAAATACTGTCCTTCGGACCATTCCCATATGTCTGATAGAAGATATGGACTTGGTCTCGTAAGACAATGGCCCCTGGGGCACATATTCCATTCTCCTCATAGTCATGTTCAGGAAGAACCTCACCTATTTTGGACCATGTGCTCAGATCCTGGCTTTCCGCAACCCCTATGGCCCACGTATCATTTGTACGACCATCACCGTAAGGGGGAATCGAATAATACATAATATACTTGTTCTCGAACCTTACAACGGCGGGATCCTTAGCAACCGAGCGCCCGCGATCAACATCAGAATAATACATACTCACCACGCCTCATCCATCTAGTTTTCTAGCACTGACACCTATACACTTCCTTTGGAATAAAGGCCGACCATCCCAAGGGTACCTGAGACAGTCGGCACAGACTAAGGCTAACAAGGGAAAGCCTCGACATTACATATCAAGTTTGGAGCAGACAGCAAGCTACAACTGAGTAAGTGAAAAGTCGTCGAAATATACTGCTCCCTCTCCATACCAGTTAAATAAATTAACCTCTATTCTCTTGACATTCTCGGGGAAATTCACGGTAACAACGAGGGAGGACCATTCTTCAGTATTCCCTAGCTCCCATGGTGCGGGCAAGACATGGATGTTATCACGTACGTCAAACCAGCCTTCATCAGGATCCGCAAGCCAGTTTTCATCCCATTTAATCTTCTTTCCGTCTTCTCCGTATGCCATTAACCGCATCATTACATGGTGCCCCATCCAAGGCACGTTGCCCTTAGGCGATTCCCATGGACCGTCGATATCATAGAGATACCACACCTGAATCCGATATTTGCTGCCCCCTTGAATATCCGTCCTATAAGTGATACATCCCCTAGGTGTGCTGGATCCTGATATTTGCACAGAACGTTGCCCACTTCGGGCAGCTGTATCTACTACCGAAATCGCTACATCTCCCTCTGCAAGCCAATAATCAAACCCAACGAGTTTTCCTTCGGCATCGACCAATTCGAAATCGCCGTTCTCTACTAGGTTGATACCCTCTGCTCCAACCAAAACACAAGGAGATAGTAAAGCAAAACATATTATCACTAACACTACCGATATCCTAATGTTATTTTCCATTGTTATCCCTCCTGGGTTCATGGTTCAGTATTCCCGGGTCCTGTCTGCCAGACAGCAAAACACCTGTTGATACATACTAAACTAAACGTAGAAACAAAACATCCCATATCTCCTTCGTCCCTGCACCTTATCACTTAAGTATCTCGGTTATGACCCGATAGCATCATCCTCTCTAGCATATAGACACAGATTAGTTCACACCCTACTAGCATTGACAGTTACAGCAGTCCCAAACGATCTATTCCACCATCACCAAACCAACAAGCTTGACAGCACCAATCTGCAAGGATTCATTAGGAGTGCTCATCCCATCAAGAACAAGCTTAAACCAATTTGAGCTGGCTATTGCTTGACCTTCTAACTTATACTCTGTCCATCCGTTACTAGACGATATTGTAGTTACCGTGTAATCAAGTTCCTCCCAGTTCACCTTGTCAGAAGAGACATATAGGGTAATGGCGTCTTCACGAAAGTCTTCTCTGCTGTACATGGTTACAAGGTATTCCTTTAATTGAGGGGCTTCCCATATAATGTACTCGGACGAACCCGAAGTTCCGATTCGCCGAGAATCATCCCCGAATATATTCTCTGGTTTATTCGTATATGCCCATCCTTCTGACTCCATACTCGCCTTAGACAAGTTAATAGTCCCGAGTATACCTGCATCAACGGGAGCTTTCATATCATCTATTAATACCCAACGATTCTTTATTTCAAATTGCACTGAGCTAGAAAAACACAGGTTATCAGCGGTTGTCAGTTGCACGGTAAGCTGATACTGACCATCTTCGTACTGTGTTGTGTCAATGGACTTTGCCACAGGAAGACTCCCACCCCTGTAGACGATGTCGTTGTTTAACCGAACGGTTACGTTTTCAATATCGATCGTATCCAGCCCATCAGCTACAATATCCAAAGGTAAATAACCATGGCTCTTCATCCCCTTATAGGGGCAGTCAATATCAAGCTTCAATCTAGGCTGGGTACCCCCCCATAAGGGCACTTCGCTTCCTCCTGCTTCAAGCCACTGTGCCAACGGAAGTACCTCTGGCACTTGCCCAATACTCTCTCCTTCAGAAAGGGGTGTTAGCAGGACTGTTAGTCGTAGTTTTTTCACGCCAGATACCTTGATTGCCAGTTTTCTTATGCCTTGATTCGGATTCTGCCCTGATGGATTTGGTGAGCTTGAAAGCGGTTTAGCATCCATAACCATCAATTCAGCATTGCTTGGTGAAAGGATCCGCACCTCCAAGCGCTTGTTGTTGTTACTTAGTGTCGCCAGTTTCCCATCGGAGCTAATACTGATCTGTTGCGCCGTATGCATGAACCACCATACTGTTGACTCAATATCGTTAGTTATCTCATCTTGAATGATGACTTGACGCCGACGATCAAACAAAGCTACCCCGCGCATCACGGACACATTCTTGCCATACAAATTGTAGGCCTTACTCAGATCAGCAACCGCTAGTGCTTGGTCTGGCTTCGTGTCGTAGAAAGCAATGGCAGCCTTCGCCCGGGAATCTTGATCTATGTATGGCGAAGGATTGAGAACTAGAGTATTTTGTCCTTCGGCGCGTTTGCGATAGTAATTCCAGCGCTGTCCACCCAGTTTCCGACCTGTCTTATCCTGATCAAAATAGCCTGGCAAGTTATAGTCATCTGAACCCAGTTCAATGGCCCAACGTACACCTAACGCATCCAACACAAACGTTCCAAGATCCAAATCACCATGGGGGGCTGCGTTGTCTCCCCCTTTAAAACCCACAAAAAGGGCTTCTGGATCCTGCCAAGCACTACGAAAAGTGATTACCTCTAGACCCGGATAATATCTATCCAAGGGCAAAAGACTACTGTCTTGTTCTTCGCTATACCATAGCAAATTCCAGACACTGCGGTGGAGCCGCTCATTCACGCCACTAAGATCGGCCAAGCTCTGGGACTGCCAACGTACATATTCGGGTCTGTTAAATCGTTCCCCAAACCAATACATAACAGGTAGATTTGGCTCCCTAATGGTGCCATCACCGTAATGAAAGGCTAATCCAGTTGGTCCACTAATGTAGATAGGATACGTTCCAGCCTCTTCTACACCGATTCTATCAGTTAACCCATAGTCAGTACCGAACGCCGTGTTGAGGGTAGCTAGATAGGCAACCAAGTACTCCATCGAGTAATTCCAATAGTGTAGCCCTTCATCCCACGCTCCTTCAAAACCATCTAGTCTGTCCAAAAAGAACCGGATTGATCCCAAGGCCCTCTCCATAATCGTACTTGCGAGCTCGGGATACTCATCGGCCAGGGCAATGGCTCCAAGAGCCACTCCCGAATTGCAGACAACATTCCAGTTACTGATGTCATTGACCCACCATGCTGAATGACGATACGCATCCAGCGCTGGCTGAAGACCTTTTTGAACAATGATGTCAGCAATGTACTGCCGTTTGGCGTCATCCCATGCATCGTATAGCCAGTCATATCCTATAGCAAAAGCATGGGTCATTTCGGCGGTATCTAGAAAATGACTAGGATTCCAGTCGGGAAAACTGGCTACTGCCTGAAGTTCGAGCCATGCCCGGTCCACATATTTCTGTTCCCCAGTTGCTCTATAGAGAAATCCAAGGGTGTAGATCCGCGAAAGAACCTCCCTGCTTGTCGTTAGCAGACGAACACCATCCGGCAGTAGGTATTCAACTGGATCAATATAAAGGAGGTTGTCGCCAGCCGCTCGGATTTTTGAATACCACGATTCAAGAACGGGATCGTTTTCCATTCGCTCCTTAAGTCTTTCAAATTCGGTGTTATCAGCTACTAGTCTCGGATGTTTCGCCAATGGCAACCTGGCTTCTGCAGTCTGACCATATATAAGCGTAGCGCCACTAATAACTATGACGAAAATCAGGGAGAACATTGCTAACACGTGAAAATTCACCAGGTTTCATCTCCTTCCTTATAGGAAAGGTTTTTCGTTCCACCTTATTCTGTCATAGAAGCTTTCCACTCTTGTAGCAATCTGGTCCATAGGTCATGTGCGTTTTGTACAACTCTATTAGGCGGTATTCGCATGGAATACATTGCCTTGAGCAACTCCTCCACTTGACCCTGTGCTCGATTTCTGGGTGGAGGGACAATCGTGGTCCGAATATAGGGGATTAGGCTGTAAAACATCTCCGCGCCAGGCCATACCATCAGTTCAGGAACAATATCCACGCGGGGACTCACTGTACCGGTGATCTTGTGTATTTCCTCTAAGACGTCCTTTCGTGTTAGATATGCGATCAATTCCCATGCAAGTTCTGGGTTTTTGCATCCTTGAGGAATTGCCAAACCATTAATGAACCCTATAGCCACAGGATCATCTAACTGCGAACGACGCGGAGCAAATATCCCTAGATGACGAACCATCTCCTCAGGGTTATCCAGTTCCGCTAAAGACTTGTTAAACCAGCCTGGGTGATACCAACTCATAGCTGTCTCTTCACAGAATATTCCCCCAGACTGCGGTCCAGGTAGGTCCCCCTGTCTTGCAAGATGAAGATCCAAGAGCATTTGTGCTGCATCTATGGCTTCTGGTTTATCGAAATCTGATTCGAGTATATTCACATCGACCGGCTGTATCCCAGCCTGCAACATATACCAGAACAGATGTTGCGCATGTGCCGAAACGAACAATCCTCTCTTCTCAACGGATTGCTGATCACTCCCTAATACAGTTAGGCGTCGTGTCCACTCCACAAGCTCATCCCAACTCTCAGGGGTCTGGTCTCCATCAAAACCTGCCTGTTCAAAGAACAGCTTACTGTAGACGATTCCTCTCACATCAATGTCAACTGGCATAGCATAGATGCTACCTGCCCAACTCTGTGATTCCCATATAGGTTCCGGAATAAGGTCCTGATATTCCCACTGACCTAGGTACTTGTCTAGTGGCATCAGCAATCCAGCAGCGCCTTCCTCGTATGGTGCATAATAACCTGTGGTTATGACATCGGGAGCCATACCACCAATTACTGTGGTAATAAAACGGTCAACGCGTTCATCCCAAGTAGTATTCTCTAGTATCACCTCAACATTGTGTTGCCGCTCAAACTCCGGCAGAATGTTCTGCTTCAAAGCTTGAACCAATGACGGAGAGTAACCAACGCCAAGAAAGTGTATAGTCTCCTTTCCGCTAGCAATTGAGAATCCGACAGCGACAACAAACAGAACCATCCATATTTGCCTTATGAATTTCTTTACTTGCATTTCTCCTCCCACCTTTAAACGTTAGGCTAATAATTGTTACTCTTTAATATGTTCATTATTATGCAGAACTAATGAATCCTTCAGGTCGATAAGCTCAGTGAGTTTAGACAGGCAGTCCTTTCACAGTAATCGTACCCCTACCCTTAATACCCAAATCGTATGGATCAGCACAAAACAAGTCCCAGTAGGTTTCTCGATTCGGTCTATAACATCAGTCTTATTCTCGGTGCAGGCACTCCTCCATTCAAGAAATGATAAATACCTTCATTGTCTTTGGTATTGACTGTAACTACCTACCACTGCATCAACGGAACCTCATTCACCTCCATTCCTGCATCCGACCAAATGGCTGCTATTTCATACTGCAGACCGTGTTACCAATACGGAATTCCGGTCTAATCACGATCTGTTGTGGTATAATCCCAGGATTCTCGATTCTCGAAACAACAAGTTTTGCGGCCTGATAACCCAAATCGTAAAGCCCTAACTTAAAAGTTGTCAATACAAGGTTGCCATCCAATTCCGTAATGAAACCATCATGTCCAATGACCGACAGATCATGTGGTACTCTTAATCCCAGATCCTTGATAGCTCGTATTGCACCGAGCGCGCTTTCATCATTACAACAGAACACAGAAGTAATGTTATCATGCGCTTGTATTAGTTCAGACATCGCTTGATATCCCGCGTCCATAGTGAGGTTCTTGTGAAAAGAACAGTATTCTGGCCTATAGACTCCACCATCAATCAATACCTCTCGAAAACCGCAGAAACGATCTCGCATAGCTGTAGCATTTAAGGGGCCGCCTATGTAACCGATCCTGCAATGACCTTTTTTCAGGAAGAACTTGGCTGTAGTTCTTCCGACCCATACATCGTCATTGACAACACAGTTGATGCTACAACTGTCTAGATATCGATTGACTAGCACCAAGGGATTTCTGGCTCGGAAAAAGGGTTCAAGCAGGCCCTCGTTTACTGGAATTACACTTGGCAAGATGTACCCAGCCGATTCCGAATTGTCTATGATCTTCGTAAACTCATCAACTAACTCGTGGTTTTGCTCGTAGCTGAAGCTGACCATTCTAGTTGTATATCCCGATTCTTTGCAGAAGTCCGATATGCCT contains the following coding sequences:
- a CDS encoding family 43 glycosylhydrolase, giving the protein MYYSDVDRGRSVAKDPAVVRFENKYIMYYSIPPYGDGRTNDTWAIGVAESQDLSTWSKIGEVLPEHDYEENGICAPGAIVLRDQVHIFYQTYGNGPKDSICHAGSTDGVLFDRNPTNPVFRPTGEWNCGRAIDADVIHFKDKLLLYFATRDPLMKQQMLGVAAAPIESTFSRKNWVQLCPGPILQPELWWEQDCIEAPAVCNRDGKLFMFYAGAYNNKPQQIGCAMSKDGIRWTRLSEQPILPNGQPGSWNSSESGHPFVFVDEDGQTYLFYQGNNDLGKTWYLSKAVVDWSNDVPSLTPDLG
- a CDS encoding heparinase II/III family protein, producing the protein MNFHVLAMFSLIFVIVISGATLIYGQTAEARLPLAKHPRLVADNTEFERLKERMENDPVLESWYSKIRAAGDNLLYIDPVEYLLPDGVRLLTTSREVLSRIYTLGFLYRATGEQKYVDRAWLELQAVASFPDWNPSHFLDTAEMTHAFAIGYDWLYDAWDDAKRQYIADIIVQKGLQPALDAYRHSAWWVNDISNWNVVCNSGVALGAIALADEYPELASTIMERALGSIRFFLDRLDGFEGAWDEGLHYWNYSMEYLVAYLATLNTAFGTDYGLTDRIGVEEAGTYPIYISGPTGLAFHYGDGTIREPNLPVMYWFGERFNRPEYVRWQSQSLADLSGVNERLHRSVWNLLWYSEEQDSSLLPLDRYYPGLEVITFRSAWQDPEALFVGFKGGDNAAPHGDLDLGTFVLDALGVRWAIELGSDDYNLPGYFDQDKTGRKLGGQRWNYYRKRAEGQNTLVLNPSPYIDQDSRAKAAIAFYDTKPDQALAVADLSKAYNLYGKNVSVMRGVALFDRRRQVIIQDEITNDIESTVWWFMHTAQQISISSDGKLATLSNNNKRLEVRILSPSNAELMVMDAKPLSSSPNPSGQNPNQGIRKLAIKVSGVKKLRLTVLLTPLSEGESIGQVPEVLPLAQWLEAGGSEVPLWGGTQPRLKLDIDCPYKGMKSHGYLPLDIVADGLDTIDIENVTVRLNNDIVYRGGSLPVAKSIDTTQYEDGQYQLTVQLTTADNLCFSSSVQFEIKNRWVLIDDMKAPVDAGILGTINLSKASMESEGWAYTNKPENIFGDDSRRIGTSGSSEYIIWEAPQLKEYLVTMYSREDFREDAITLYVSSDKVNWEELDYTVTTISSSNGWTEYKLEGQAIASSNWFKLVLDGMSTPNESLQIGAVKLVGLVMVE
- a CDS encoding extracellular solute-binding protein is translated as MQVKKFIRQIWMVLFVVAVGFSIASGKETIHFLGVGYSPSLVQALKQNILPEFERQHNVEVILENTTWDERVDRFITTVIGGMAPDVITTGYYAPYEEGAAGLLMPLDKYLGQWEYQDLIPEPIWESQSWAGSIYAMPVDIDVRGIVYSKLFFEQAGFDGDQTPESWDELVEWTRRLTVLGSDQQSVEKRGLFVSAHAQHLFWYMLQAGIQPVDVNILESDFDKPEAIDAAQMLLDLHLARQGDLPGPQSGGIFCEETAMSWYHPGWFNKSLAELDNPEEMVRHLGIFAPRRSQLDDPVAIGFINGLAIPQGCKNPELAWELIAYLTRKDVLEEIHKITGTVSPRVDIVPELMVWPGAEMFYSLIPYIRTTIVPPPRNRAQGQVEELLKAMYSMRIPPNRVVQNAHDLWTRLLQEWKASMTE
- a CDS encoding LacI family transcriptional regulator, which produces MVTQAEIAKRAGVTRGTVSRVFNFDKRISAETTKKVLEVAEQLGYVHPRLSRIKNTLTVIVCAGSVGTKLAEGCFFMETFRGISDFCKESGYTTRMVSFSYEQNHELVDEFTKIIDNSESAGYILPSVIPVNEGLLEPFFRARNPLVLVNRYLDSCSINCVVNDDVWVGRTTAKFFLKKGHCRIGYIGGPLNATAMRDRFCGFREVLIDGGVYRPEYCSFHKNLTMDAGYQAMSELIQAHDNITSVFCCNDESALGAIRAIKDLGLRVPHDLSVIGHDGFITELDGNLVLTTFKLGLYDLGYQAAKLVVSRIENPGIIPQQIVIRPEFRIGNTVCSMK